Proteins found in one Campylobacter canadensis genomic segment:
- a CDS encoding tetratricopeptide repeat protein has translation MAEEKVIVIEEESTELSEVKKSPFNKKNLILIIALLFVLILLLLSLFFIIKSKKNSENKQESLTQLIKESPVSIEQFQSKKLDIMIAKANSLYESGDKNEALKLYENIAKYNESFSNYNLGVSRMKQENYKDALTSFKKALENNENNTVAALNAAVCALYLNNKKEFNYYIDLAYSYLNNEQESALYYYYLGLINYYKGFYPEALQALSKNKNKVYQDDSSYLQAKIYSILNDEKRAITKLQEVSNYDNSLTLGLLYAKNAEFNKAKFYLTNALERKKESDLVRLSLAFVDLKVADYKESSELFAYLLKNNKDLLENKYYVQTIINKRLSDIDYAQSLYDKNFLSSKQQQYDLIFYYSPFLVFNAKNAMKLINKANVNIFLDDYSSANAFLQDSNTISNIDIQISKALNLAFNYNIEKASEIFQDLVKQYPQHSILQYDLALTYALLNKYDLAKKHFIASYHLDPNNTQAGIYALYCADILLDEDIRLEQDVSENVKNQNKAYTKALLAVKTKDYVQMQDFLNSKYEKNPFNIILKIICDFVNLNTDNLVNDAKVLNDISNNDIIANILYFSLKNTNKDIKKYARDIQIYFLNKNLDYRALFGGARIVSLNYVKLMQISGLLASEREKLKELLKTSNEVGILKALAYLDIYANEFEESYTIYNSLIDDYQIQDSQTFFLASVAAIGANHPNSAIALLELSRVKNPQNLESRFALALLYLQARNYDAAISQLEKINNGFFSSYFSFTLSSSK, from the coding sequence ATGGCTGAAGAAAAAGTAATAGTAATAGAAGAAGAAAGCACAGAGCTTAGCGAGGTTAAAAAAAGTCCTTTTAATAAAAAGAATTTAATTTTAATCATAGCCTTGCTATTTGTACTTATACTATTACTTTTAAGCCTTTTTTTTATAATAAAAAGTAAAAAAAATTCAGAAAATAAACAAGAAAGTTTAACGCAGCTTATAAAAGAAAGTCCCGTTAGCATAGAGCAATTTCAAAGTAAAAAACTAGATATTATGATTGCTAAAGCTAATTCTTTATATGAAAGCGGGGATAAAAATGAAGCTTTAAAGCTTTATGAAAATATTGCAAAATACAATGAAAGTTTTTCAAATTACAATCTTGGTGTATCAAGAATGAAACAAGAAAATTATAAAGATGCTTTAACAAGTTTTAAAAAAGCACTAGAAAACAACGAAAACAATACCGTAGCTGCACTAAATGCTGCTGTTTGTGCATTGTATTTAAATAACAAAAAAGAATTTAATTATTATATAGATTTAGCATATTCATATTTAAATAACGAGCAAGAAAGTGCTTTATATTATTATTACTTAGGGCTTATAAATTACTATAAAGGTTTTTATCCTGAAGCCTTACAAGCACTAAGTAAAAATAAAAATAAAGTGTATCAAGATGATTCAAGCTACCTACAAGCAAAAATTTATTCAATTTTAAACGACGAAAAAAGAGCAATCACAAAACTGCAAGAAGTATCAAATTATGATAATTCACTCACACTAGGCTTGCTTTATGCAAAAAATGCAGAATTTAACAAAGCAAAGTTTTATTTAACAAACGCACTAGAAAGGAAAAAAGAAAGTGATTTGGTGAGATTAAGCCTAGCCTTTGTTGATTTAAAAGTTGCTGATTATAAAGAAAGCAGTGAGTTGTTTGCGTATTTACTTAAAAATAATAAGGACTTGCTTGAAAACAAATATTATGTTCAAACAATTATAAATAAAAGATTATCAGATATAGACTATGCTCAAAGCTTATATGATAAAAATTTCTTAAGTTCAAAACAACAACAATATGATTTAATTTTTTATTATTCTCCATTTTTAGTTTTTAATGCAAAAAATGCTATGAAACTTATAAACAAAGCTAATGTTAATATTTTTTTAGACGATTATTCAAGTGCAAATGCATTTTTGCAAGATAGCAATACAATCTCAAATATAGATATACAAATTTCAAAAGCATTAAATCTTGCTTTTAATTATAATATTGAAAAGGCTTCAGAAATCTTTCAAGACTTAGTTAAACAATATCCACAACATAGTATTTTACAATACGATTTAGCTTTAACCTATGCTTTATTAAATAAATACGATTTAGCTAAAAAACACTTTATAGCAAGTTATCACCTTGACCCAAATAACACTCAAGCAGGTATTTACGCTTTATATTGTGCTGATATTTTGCTTGATGAAGATATAAGATTAGAACAAGATGTAAGTGAAAATGTAAAAAATCAAAATAAAGCTTATACAAAAGCACTTTTAGCGGTAAAAACTAAAGATTATGTGCAAATGCAAGATTTTTTAAATTCAAAATATGAAAAAAATCCTTTTAATATTATTTTAAAAATAATTTGTGATTTTGTAAATCTTAATACAGACAATTTAGTAAATGATGCAAAGGTTTTAAATGATATTAGCAATAATGATATAATCGCTAATATTTTGTATTTTTCATTAAAAAATACAAATAAAGACATAAAAAAATACGCAAGAGATATACAAATATATTTTTTAAATAAAAATCTTGATTATAGAGCATTATTTGGTGGAGCTAGAATAGTAAGCTTAAATTATGTAAAATTAATGCAAATTTCAGGACTTTTAGCAAGTGAAAGAGAAAAACTAAAAGAATTATTAAAAACAAGCAATGAAGTTGGAATTTTAAAAGCATTAGCTTATTTAGATATTTATGCAAATGAATTTGAAGAAAGCTACACTATTTATAATAGTTTAATAGATGATTATCAAATACAAGATTCGCAAACCTTCTTTTTAGCAAGTGTTGCAGCAATTGGTGCAAACCATCCAAACTCAGCAATAGCATTATTAGAACTTTCAAGAGTGAAAAATCCACAGAATTTAGAAAGTCGTTTTGCTTTAGCTTTATTATATCTTCAAGCAAGAAATTATGATGCAGCTATTTCTCAACTTGAAAAAATCAATAATGGCTTTTTCTCAAGCTATTTTTCTTTTACCCTAAGCTCTAGCAAATAA
- a CDS encoding rhodanese-like domain-containing protein: protein MIIRFLIAVFLSLNIFASEGSFAVVDGVVPISMADVEKLLNKKDVYIYDANEKQERLEYGYLPNAIFINTPEWKSLLPENKEATLIFYCLNRMCYASSDAAMQAQELGYKNVFVMLDGIQSWILSARVVEKSNSKPLLKSHDISSWKSASEIKSFTDELHKNLRFANTPSCRDCHGVKGEINEYANDKDVVNNNCKDCHKEVKKEFALSVHNKEKNPRENTPNCSDCHNTHDKEILTSLAVKKLADAKCGSCHQKEQSHYHETFHGKAILLANDKESKKIAACYDCHGTHNIAKVNEAHSTLSKDNRVQTCEKCHEGANENFADFIAHADHKDKENFPLLYWAYVFMSTLVISVFAFFGLHTFLWSMKLIYVRIKYKEEFLASKKLMHDDKVKIKRFSTLHKIQHFFMAASFLGLSFSGLPQKFYTAAWAKSMVDLMGGISVAVAIHHISAFIMIVVFISHILEIIYNAYKNKDAIKDENGKMSFKIFLNKLFGPDSLMPRWQDFKDIKNHFLWFIGKAQRPHFDRFTYWEKFDYLAVFWGMFVIGFSGLVLWYPVFWTKILPGFMLNLAYLVHSDEALLATGFIFAVHFFNTHFRADRFPMDMVIFSGELSESELKHDRYNWYLRLKQSGKLEQLKNENDSFAKYFYLARVIGFLMLFTGLVFLFLIIFAYADYLLG from the coding sequence ATGATTATTAGATTTTTAATAGCTGTATTTTTATCTTTAAATATATTTGCATCTGAAGGCTCTTTTGCTGTTGTTGATGGAGTTGTACCAATTTCAATGGCTGATGTTGAAAAGCTACTAAATAAAAAAGATGTTTATATTTACGATGCAAATGAAAAGCAAGAAAGACTTGAATACGGATATTTACCAAATGCGATTTTTATAAACACTCCTGAATGGAAAAGTTTATTACCTGAAAATAAAGAAGCAACACTTATTTTTTATTGCTTAAATAGAATGTGCTATGCGAGTAGCGATGCGGCTATGCAAGCACAAGAGTTAGGTTATAAAAATGTTTTTGTAATGCTTGATGGAATTCAAAGTTGGATATTATCAGCAAGAGTGGTTGAAAAATCAAATTCTAAACCGCTTTTAAAATCTCATGATATTAGTTCTTGGAAAAGTGCTAGTGAGATAAAAAGCTTTACTGATGAATTGCACAAGAATTTACGCTTTGCAAATACACCATCTTGTAGAGATTGCCACGGTGTAAAAGGTGAAATTAACGAATATGCAAACGATAAAGATGTGGTAAATAATAACTGCAAAGATTGCCACAAAGAAGTTAAAAAAGAATTTGCTCTTAGTGTACATAATAAAGAAAAAAATCCAAGAGAAAATACTCCAAATTGTAGCGACTGCCACAATACACACGATAAAGAAATTTTAACATCTTTAGCAGTAAAAAAGTTAGCTGATGCAAAATGCGGTAGCTGCCACCAAAAAGAGCAAAGTCATTACCATGAAACCTTTCACGGAAAGGCGATATTATTAGCGAATGATAAAGAGAGTAAAAAAATAGCAGCTTGTTATGATTGTCATGGCACACATAATATTGCAAAAGTAAATGAAGCACATTCAACTTTATCAAAAGACAATAGAGTTCAAACCTGTGAAAAATGCCACGAAGGTGCTAATGAAAATTTTGCTGATTTTATAGCACACGCTGACCACAAAGATAAAGAAAATTTCCCGCTTTTATATTGGGCTTATGTATTTATGAGTACTCTTGTGATTAGTGTTTTTGCCTTTTTTGGATTGCATACATTTTTATGGTCTATGAAATTAATTTATGTAAGAATAAAATACAAAGAAGAATTTTTAGCAAGTAAAAAACTAATGCATGATGATAAAGTAAAAATCAAAAGATTTTCAACCCTACATAAAATTCAACACTTTTTTATGGCGGCAAGCTTTTTAGGTTTATCATTTTCTGGCTTACCACAAAAATTCTACACCGCAGCTTGGGCTAAATCTATGGTTGATTTAATGGGTGGAATTAGTGTTGCAGTTGCAATACATCACATTAGTGCCTTTATTATGATTGTTGTATTTATAAGTCATATTTTAGAAATAATTTATAATGCTTATAAAAATAAAGATGCTATTAAAGATGAAAATGGTAAGATGAGCTTTAAAATTTTCTTAAATAAACTTTTTGGACCTGATAGTTTAATGCCTAGATGGCAAGATTTTAAAGATATTAAAAATCACTTTTTATGGTTTATAGGTAAAGCTCAACGCCCACATTTTGATAGATTTACTTATTGGGAAAAATTTGATTATTTAGCAGTATTTTGGGGTATGTTTGTAATTGGCTTTAGCGGACTTGTGCTTTGGTATCCTGTATTTTGGACTAAAATTCTACCTGGTTTTATGCTAAATCTTGCATATTTAGTGCATTCTGATGAAGCCTTACTTGCTACTGGCTTTATATTTGCTGTGCATTTTTTCAATACACATTTTAGAGCAGATAGATTCCCTATGGATATGGTAATATTTAGTGGAGAGTTAAGTGAAAGTGAGTTAAAACACGATAGATACAATTGGTATTTAAGATTAAAACAAAGCGGTAAATTAGAGCAATTAAAAAATGAAAATGATAGCTTTGCAAAATATTTTTATCTTGCTAGAGTAATAGGCTTTTTAATGCTATTTACTGGTTTGGTATTTTTATTTTTAATAATCTTTGCTTATGCAGATTATTTATTAGGATAA
- a CDS encoding ABC transporter substrate-binding protein, translating to MFKKILLITLFLLTTYASELTDILGRKVSVKDDVKKVALTFYFEEYFSVTGDEGASKIVAWSQKYWLGRRQSSWDAFIKRFPELEKVADIGYGPKKTISFEKIISLKPDVVIFAKIDYNFVKNNLEKLEKAGIASVFIDFHDENLQNHIDSMRILGKIFKKEDKVEKIVDFYTAKFKLVQDRLAAQKDLKKPKVYAEFSEKAGAKQIGVTWDDKMWGAFITLAGGQNIASGLVKGNSAVLNPELIIAKNPDVIIFAGNYFLNSFNNIPLGYEISQDVARKNLKAYENRMGWKNLNAVKNKRMYALYHDLSRHIFDFAGILFIAKAIHPELFSDIDPEAELKYFFDEFYPVKFSGTWMVKF from the coding sequence ATGTTTAAAAAAATTTTATTAATTACTTTATTTTTATTAACAACTTATGCAAGTGAGCTTACTGATATTTTGGGCAGAAAAGTAAGCGTAAAAGATGATGTTAAAAAGGTTGCTCTTACTTTTTATTTTGAAGAATATTTTAGCGTAACAGGTGATGAGGGAGCTAGTAAAATAGTTGCTTGGTCGCAAAAATATTGGCTTGGTAGAAGACAATCAAGCTGGGATGCTTTTATTAAAAGATTTCCTGAATTAGAAAAGGTAGCTGATATTGGCTATGGACCTAAAAAAACAATATCTTTTGAAAAAATAATTTCTTTAAAACCTGATGTAGTTATCTTTGCTAAGATTGATTATAACTTTGTAAAAAATAATCTAGAAAAGCTAGAAAAGGCAGGCATTGCTTCTGTGTTTATTGATTTTCACGATGAGAATTTGCAAAATCACATTGACAGTATGAGAATTTTAGGAAAAATCTTTAAAAAAGAAGATAAAGTTGAAAAAATAGTAGATTTTTACACAGCAAAATTTAAATTAGTGCAAGATAGACTTGCTGCACAAAAAGATTTAAAAAAACCAAAAGTTTATGCAGAATTTAGCGAAAAGGCTGGAGCTAAACAAATAGGTGTAACTTGGGATGATAAAATGTGGGGAGCTTTTATTACATTAGCAGGTGGGCAAAATATAGCTAGTGGTCTTGTAAAAGGAAATAGTGCGGTATTAAATCCAGAATTAATCATTGCTAAAAATCCTGATGTTATTATTTTTGCAGGTAATTACTTTTTAAATAGTTTTAATAATATTCCTTTAGGCTATGAAATTAGCCAAGATGTAGCAAGAAAAAATTTAAAAGCTTATGAAAATAGAATGGGTTGGAAAAATCTAAATGCGGTAAAAAACAAAAGAATGTATGCTTTATACCACGATTTAAGCCGCCATATTTTTGATTTTGCAGGTATTTTATTTATAGCAAAGGCTATTCATCCTGAACTATTTAGCGATATTGACCCAGAAGCCGAGTTAAAATACTTTTTTGATGAATTTTATCCTGTAAAATTTAGCGGGACTTGGATGGTAAAGTTTTAA
- a CDS encoding ABC transporter ATP-binding protein has translation MKVSNLSFSYKNNEILKNINFEIQNGEILMVLGVNGIGKSTLMKCLAGVLKHDGKVELDGIKRTKIGYMTQNIIPNDCLSVFEFILLGRIGELKFKVSKEDLKRVEHVISHLGIEKYAARNFNELSGGQQRLVIVAQMLAKEPKLMFLDEPTANLDIARESEIMQLVKEYCKYYNVAAIINMHNLNHALRYADKILLLKQDYSHFCDVKDLKIQMLEHCFDVEFDIFTNEKGQRIIFEKF, from the coding sequence ATGAAGGTTAGTAATTTATCTTTTTCTTATAAAAATAATGAAATTTTAAAAAATATTAATTTTGAAATTCAAAATGGCGAAATACTTATGGTTTTAGGGGTAAATGGCATTGGAAAAAGCACTTTAATGAAATGCCTAGCAGGAGTATTAAAGCACGATGGTAAAGTAGAATTAGACGGTATTAAAAGAACAAAAATAGGCTATATGACACAAAATATTATTCCTAATGATTGTCTTAGTGTATTTGAGTTTATCTTGCTTGGTAGAATAGGCGAGCTTAAATTTAAAGTTAGTAAAGAAGATTTAAAAAGAGTTGAGCATGTTATTTCTCATCTTGGCATAGAAAAGTATGCTGCTAGGAATTTTAATGAATTAAGTGGTGGTCAGCAAAGGCTAGTAATAGTTGCACAAATGCTTGCTAAAGAGCCAAAATTAATGTTTTTAGACGAACCAACTGCTAATCTTGACATTGCTAGAGAAAGTGAAATTATGCAGCTTGTAAAAGAATATTGTAAATATTACAATGTAGCTGCGATTATTAATATGCATAATCTAAATCACGCTTTAAGATATGCTGATAAAATATTATTATTAAAGCAAGATTATTCACATTTTTGCGATGTAAAAGATTTAAAGATACAAATGCTTGAGCATTGTTTTGATGTTGAGTTTGATATTTTTACAAATGAAAAAGGGCAAAGGATTATTTTTGAAAAATTTTAA
- a CDS encoding FecCD family ABC transporter permease, with the protein MQENFYQKLVFKRLSVLLIALLLLLVIFVIDIGLGPAKYSPLEIANAIFSTNNDDSLKVILFEIRIPQALMAIAAGACLGLSGAVMQTVLANALASPYTLGIGSAASFGAALAIVLFDAAFLAISAFAFFFSTLSILAIYFLSKRIFLGGQTIVLIGIVMVFIYQSLQAFVIYLANEIEVSSIVFWTFGSLARANYLNSCALFVALFCVLVLVMFKSWELNALMLGDEKAQSLGVQTFKIKIFMLLLVSFLTTICVCFVGTIGFVGLVGAHIARLIIGAEQRFYLLFSALTGSLILLISSSLSKSVISGVVFPIGIITSLIGAVFFLFILLNKGIK; encoded by the coding sequence ATGCAAGAGAATTTTTATCAAAAATTAGTTTTTAAAAGACTAAGTGTGCTATTAATTGCACTTTTGTTATTGTTAGTGATTTTTGTAATTGATATTGGGCTTGGACCAGCAAAATATAGCCCATTAGAAATAGCAAATGCAATTTTTTCTACAAATAACGATGATAGTTTGAAGGTGATTTTATTTGAAATTAGAATTCCACAAGCTTTAATGGCAATAGCAGCAGGTGCTTGTCTTGGTTTAAGCGGTGCTGTAATGCAAACTGTTTTAGCAAATGCTTTAGCATCTCCATACACTCTTGGCATAGGTTCGGCTGCTTCTTTTGGAGCAGCTTTGGCTATTGTGTTGTTTGATGCAGCCTTTTTAGCAATATCAGCTTTTGCTTTTTTCTTTTCTACATTAAGTATTTTAGCTATTTATTTTTTAAGCAAAAGAATTTTTTTAGGCGGTCAAACAATAGTGTTAATTGGTATTGTTATGGTGTTTATTTATCAAAGTTTGCAAGCTTTTGTAATTTATTTAGCAAATGAAATTGAAGTTTCTAGCATAGTGTTTTGGACATTTGGCTCTTTAGCAAGAGCTAATTATTTAAATTCTTGCGCTTTATTTGTAGCCTTGTTTTGTGTTTTAGTGCTTGTGATGTTTAAATCTTGGGAGTTAAACGCTTTAATGTTAGGAGATGAAAAGGCTCAAAGTTTAGGCGTACAAACATTTAAGATAAAAATTTTTATGCTTTTATTAGTTTCATTTTTAACAACAATTTGTGTTTGTTTTGTAGGAACGATTGGCTTTGTAGGGCTTGTTGGAGCGCATATTGCAAGATTGATTATTGGAGCTGAACAAAGATTTTATTTATTATTTTCTGCTTTAACTGGTAGTTTGATTTTGCTTATTTCATCATCTCTTAGCAAGAGTGTAATAAGTGGAGTTGTTTTTCCTATTGGAATAATTACTTCTTTAATAGGAGCGGTATTTTTCTTATTTATCCTATTAAATAAGGGGATAAAATGA
- a CDS encoding metallophosphoesterase, producing the protein MIEIILVFSSYLIILFCVQNIFLKVIFNDIFYKYKNIFLLICSLLFALFIKNIDYKIANYIFIYFTICCVLFLIFLLFLLIFTKRIYTQYLANIIEVWEFICFMPLYFSLIFIMMFFTKISDFVDIFIIFLSFTIFYKSTINAINKPTIKHINIKNSKIKNELNIALVSDIHLKANLNKDFFEKIIKQLNDLNADAIVIAVDLIDTNIKKIDYLHLLNKLKAKYSTFYVLGNHEYYHNVSLIYKSLKQYNINILNNKSIHFDDFTISGINDLIGEKFKKFKPDLSKLSYDENKFNILISHQPKIAKKYDLSNFDLILAGHTHAGQIFPFNFFVKLEQGYLHGLYKIKNSLMYVSSGAGFWGASARLLAPSEIVLIKISKD; encoded by the coding sequence ATGATTGAAATTATATTAGTATTTAGCTCTTATTTAATTATTTTATTTTGTGTGCAAAATATATTTTTAAAAGTAATTTTTAATGATATTTTTTACAAATATAAAAATATCTTTTTGCTTATTTGTAGTTTATTATTTGCTCTTTTTATAAAAAATATAGACTACAAAATAGCAAATTATATTTTTATTTATTTTACAATTTGTTGTGTTTTATTCTTGATTTTTTTATTGTTTTTACTTATTTTTACAAAAAGAATTTACACTCAATATCTAGCAAATATAATTGAAGTTTGGGAATTTATTTGCTTTATGCCTTTATATTTTTCTTTAATTTTTATAATGATGTTTTTTACAAAAATTAGTGATTTTGTTGATATTTTTATAATATTTTTAAGCTTTACTATTTTTTACAAAAGCACCATAAACGCAATAAATAAACCAACAATAAAACATATAAATATAAAAAATTCTAAAATTAAAAATGAGCTAAACATAGCCTTAGTTAGCGATATTCATCTAAAAGCTAATCTTAATAAAGATTTTTTTGAAAAAATAATAAAGCAATTAAACGACTTAAATGCTGATGCAATAGTAATTGCAGTGGATTTAATTGATACAAATATTAAAAAGATAGATTACTTACATTTACTAAACAAGCTAAAGGCAAAATATTCTACTTTTTATGTTTTAGGCAATCACGAATATTACCATAATGTAAGCTTAATTTACAAAAGCTTAAAGCAATATAATATAAATATTTTAAACAATAAAAGCATACATTTTGATGATTTTACAATTTCTGGAATAAACGATTTAATAGGAGAAAAATTTAAAAAATTCAAACCCGACTTAAGCAAATTAAGTTATGATGAAAATAAATTTAATATTTTAATCTCTCATCAGCCTAAAATTGCTAAAAAATATGATTTAAGCAATTTTGATTTAATTTTAGCTGGGCATACTCACGCTGGACAAATATTTCCATTTAATTTTTTTGTAAAATTAGAGCAAGGCTATTTGCACGGCTTATATAAAATTAAAAATAGTTTAATGTATGTTAGCAGCGGTGCTGGTTTTTGGGGAGCTAGTGCAAGATTATTAGCACCAAGTGAGATAGTTTTAATCAAAATAAGCAAAGATTAA
- a CDS encoding DUF4878 domain-containing protein, with translation MKLKKINLFLSLLASIFLLASFIACSKKIQEPEEVVMSFIKLCEEGKVDEAQKLLASKNNVDYFKKFKERKKDMLFIDYDYKGNDDVLEINTSRVNKSDEIAIVLLETNYKIQQHKFSKNIILHKENNEWKIYEYPSLYPVKVK, from the coding sequence ATGAAGTTAAAAAAGATTAATTTATTTTTAAGCTTACTTGCAAGTATATTTTTACTTGCAAGTTTTATAGCTTGTTCAAAAAAAATACAAGAGCCTGAAGAAGTTGTAATGAGCTTTATTAAACTATGTGAAGAAGGCAAAGTTGATGAAGCGCAAAAATTACTAGCTAGTAAAAATAATGTTGATTATTTTAAAAAATTTAAAGAGCGTAAAAAAGATATGCTTTTTATTGATTATGATTATAAAGGCAATGATGATGTGCTAGAAATTAATACAAGTAGAGTAAATAAAAGTGATGAAATTGCAATAGTTTTACTTGAAACAAATTATAAAATTCAGCAACATAAATTTTCAAAAAATATTATTTTACACAAAGAAAACAACGAGTGGAAGATTTATGAATATCCTTCGCTTTATCCTGTTAAAGTAAAATGA
- a CDS encoding ammonia-forming cytochrome c nitrite reductase subunit c552: MKKILLLFACIGLLTANEVKTFQNDGVKPRTLHDYVEQEDDFIEFLKQKHPIFKYEKEGRLDGHYSISNREEEFIEEGGGINFTKDTGRQGAITYRLGVESILDYPNKFVGPKKCGECHPAQYEAWQRSRHAKVVRFPDEIEEANGDMKKPMYGTKEATILPKGVEADDVFAIIGTPRTKYGFIDKWLVRGTYHIVDGKLADGTGTLTAGGNQFSRLWTQFITPEVAQKIATFSPGFPTTLKDFGAQTSSVWGINSYGSTYKGKMLFQPASAYCEVCHSFKFDFKSKEEFLAAIGNKDELRKHTISKGISCEECHGAGGHLYGARGTGMPSNCERCHQRFAYDSEDAKIDPRKPFNTYFKSSCPACGTEGSQLYNSAHYDKGMRCATCHDPHEVTANDWKDPFTKAGLKKTCSDCHETQASMFKYGGPHAKDNCTGCHMPNMMSCENFASIQNPDKAGFDNVRASHIWKIYVDKDAKSVNPPAGKPRDPKTVKGWTFARVDGKYFVDLMWSCGRTSFEDINLVGPGASGCHSAVQSTLPKELHFTSQEQIYDEVQKWQIPVKDAFAKLELAIRQIDRDQAKMDNLSAKTKSDIILLTKEARAIYDKIKADNSYGVHGPKYALKILNEALIYTQRAQELLDGKN, translated from the coding sequence ATGAAAAAAATACTATTGCTTTTTGCCTGTATTGGTCTTTTAACGGCAAACGAAGTAAAAACTTTCCAAAACGATGGTGTAAAGCCAAGAACTCTGCATGATTATGTAGAGCAAGAAGATGATTTTATAGAATTCTTAAAACAAAAACACCCTATTTTTAAATACGAAAAAGAAGGTCGTTTAGATGGACATTATTCTATATCAAATCGTGAAGAAGAATTTATAGAAGAAGGCGGTGGTATCAATTTTACAAAAGATACTGGAAGACAAGGAGCAATAACATATCGTTTAGGTGTTGAAAGTATTTTAGATTATCCAAATAAATTCGTAGGTCCTAAAAAATGCGGCGAATGCCACCCTGCTCAATATGAAGCTTGGCAACGCTCAAGACACGCTAAAGTAGTGCGTTTTCCTGATGAAATTGAAGAAGCAAATGGCGATATGAAAAAACCAATGTATGGTACAAAAGAAGCAACAATCTTACCTAAGGGTGTTGAAGCTGATGATGTTTTTGCAATTATAGGAACCCCTAGAACAAAATATGGCTTTATTGATAAATGGCTAGTGCGTGGAACTTATCATATTGTAGATGGAAAACTTGCTGATGGTACAGGTACTTTAACTGCTGGTGGTAACCAATTTTCAAGATTATGGACACAATTTATTACTCCAGAAGTAGCACAAAAAATAGCTACATTTTCACCTGGTTTTCCAACAACTTTAAAAGATTTTGGCGCTCAAACTTCAAGCGTATGGGGTATTAACTCTTATGGTTCAACTTATAAAGGAAAAATGCTATTTCAACCAGCATCAGCTTATTGTGAAGTTTGCCATAGCTTTAAATTTGATTTTAAATCAAAAGAAGAATTTTTAGCTGCAATTGGAAACAAAGACGAGCTTAGAAAACACACTATTTCAAAAGGAATTTCTTGTGAAGAATGCCACGGGGCTGGTGGACATTTATACGGTGCAAGAGGAACTGGTATGCCAAGTAATTGTGAAAGATGCCACCAAAGATTTGCTTATGATAGCGAAGATGCAAAAATAGACCCAAGAAAACCATTTAATACTTATTTTAAATCTTCTTGTCCTGCTTGTGGTACTGAAGGCTCACAACTTTACAATTCAGCACACTATGATAAAGGTATGCGTTGTGCAACCTGCCACGACCCACACGAAGTAACAGCAAATGACTGGAAAGACCCATTTACTAAAGCAGGTCTTAAAAAAACTTGTAGTGACTGCCACGAAACTCAAGCTAGTATGTTTAAATATGGTGGCCCTCATGCAAAAGATAATTGTACAGGATGCCATATGCCTAATATGATGAGTTGTGAAAACTTTGCAAGTATCCAAAACCCTGATAAGGCAGGATTTGATAATGTTAGAGCTTCTCATATTTGGAAAATATATGTAGATAAAGATGCAAAAAGTGTAAATCCACCTGCAGGAAAACCAAGAGACCCTAAAACTGTTAAAGGTTGGACCTTTGCAAGAGTTGATGGTAAGTATTTTGTTGATTTAATGTGGAGCTGCGGAAGAACTTCTTTTGAAGATATAAATTTAGTTGGACCAGGAGCAAGTGGATGCCACAGTGCAGTACAATCAACCTTGCCAAAAGAATTGCATTTTACTTCTCAAGAACAAATTTATGATGAAGTACAAAAATGGCAAATACCTGTAAAAGATGCCTTTGCTAAACTTGAACTTGCTATTAGACAAATAGACAGAGACCAAGCAAAAATGGATAATTTAAGTGCAAAAACTAAATCAGATATTATCTTATTAACAAAAGAAGCAAGAGCAATTTATGACAAAATAAAAGCAGATAATAGCTATGGAGTGCATGGTCCAAAATATGCTTTAAAGATACTAAATGAAGCATTAATTTACACACAAAGAGCACAAGAATTACTAGATGGTAAAAATTAA